Within Dermatophagoides farinae isolate YC_2012a chromosome 8, ASM2471394v1, whole genome shotgun sequence, the genomic segment GGCTGTGTCTTTCATTTTAGCCAATAAACCTGTCAATGTCAACGAATGAATATCATCTGACTACTATTATCAATGTTTATATTACCTGAAAGTTTATTCGATTCAGTTGAACATGCCAATTCGGAGAAACgtttatattcaatatttgatgTTAATCCAGTTGATTCCATCGTATTAGGCGATAATAAATCATATTCTTCGCTTAATAATTGTACAATTAAAGcttcaacatcaaaaaataatatatggCTTTCTTGATCTTTTGGATTTGTACGCAATCCTTGTATCAGCAATGGATTCGTTCGTGATCGAATTGATGCATCAATTACATCTTGTCGCTGTTTTTGTAGATGTTCACTTATATTATGTAGACCACGAACGGCTGCTTGTTTTATGGCGGCAAGATTTCGATGTCTTAGGCCACGGAATAAATGAACGGCAGGATTAACGAAACGATCGCCCACCGTATTCATGGAAGCTCCATCACAAGAATTTAGTACTTCTTCGGCGGCCATTCCATGAAGAACACGATCAAGATGACCAGTTTCCATTTGCCATAAATAAACCGATCCATCAATACAGCCAACAACGAGAAAATCATCGCTAGCACGCCATTTTATCGTTGTTATTGGAAATAAATGACGACTAGCAAGCATTAGGCAACGACGttctttcaatgataataaagcTACCGAATGATCGGATGCCACCGAACATACACAATTTAATACACGTGGATTACAATCTTTTGGTGGTGCAAATAGCTGAGTAATTTCACCTGCATGAACTGGGAAACGATGCAGTAAGGAGCCATTGAAAATATCCCACAAACAGACGGAAAAATCTACACCACCTGAAACAAGATGGGCAGCTTCATAACGTTCTTCAAGATGATGTGGATACAATAACGTATTGACACGACCTGAATGGCCACAAAGAACCTGATGATGAGGCCAATCTTCATAGGCTAAATGACGGCCAAGTAACAATTGTAACATAATGGTCTGATTGGCCGATACAATTATAATCGAACCATCTTCACGTCCACAGACTAAACGACCCAATGCAGGTATGTAAACGGATGCTGTTATTTTGTAGCTaattgaatgatcatcaattttctttaGCTGTTtgtaatttcaaaataaaaatcataaattatCTACTATAGATAAGtaaacaattcaaattcatacCAATGTATCAATGATACCACATGGTAAATCTCTTAACTCTTTCCAAGCAGTTGATAGTGAATAGGAAACATTTGGTTCAATTTCCGGAACATTTTGTTGTACAGAATTGTccaaataatcattcaatttccaGATTGAAACACGACCATAAGAATCACCACATAATACCATTTTTGGAATgtttgaattatcatcattcaatttggtGACAAGATTATAGAATGCAATGGCAGGTGGACATAGTAATCGTGACTAAGtgtggaaaacaaaacaaaaaaatctatgaatgtttgaaaattcattcaaatatacaaactttatcatttttcacCATTAATGTTGCATATAGAATTGGTTGATTGGTCGTGTTAAGATTATGGAATTCATTATTACCAGGAACGCAGctatttcaataaaaacaaaaaacatcagATATTAGAattggaaattattttttcaatagaaataaaaaaaacttgaatggCAAATACATTTACCTCTTTATAGCTTTGCCTTTAAGTTTACTTTAtatcattgttatcattattattaggaGAAGATTGAGATTAGGAAAGCGCGTGttaaaaaaatgggaaaaaaatgtttgataatttaaacaacaacaacaacaacagtgatAGGATAGGATACAGACGAATAACCAGGATTcttgttcaatcaatcaaaaaaacagacTTACTTTACAGGCAATTTATAAAGAAATGATTTGCCCATATCATTCCAAATGATAACACGATCAGTGGAAAGAAATTGGCCACCTTGCCATCGTTCACCACGATTATTTTCTACTGAACATAATTGGGCAAAATCACCAACATCATAGATTTGCCAATATTTGGTtgaaatgattaataatGTACGTTGATTATAAACACAACAGGTAAGCTGTGTAGCATTGACACAACGGATCGGTTTCGATTCATTCTCATAGATTGGTTCTAATGATCGTTTTTCATGGCCACCTAATGTCCATACTTTCATTATACCAGCAATAGAAAGGCCGATTATTACGTcatctgaaaaaaagaagaaacaataaaaaaaatagaatcacACCAAATTCCTATGTCAAACCTTGAGTTTTAGGCGAACGAAGTACGTGAATGGCAGAAATCCAATCGGGATTTAATttcgaattcaatgaaaacaatgtttCCAACGTTAGACCATCAATGATTAATATTTCAGAATAATAACCATTGCAAAAGAATCGtacttcatcattattcattacaTAGGTCTGAATGTTTGTATGAATATTCTGATGTTTAACCGTTTCGATACATCGTCCATCGGAAAGATCCCATAATGACATTTCACTTTATAaagatattcattcaatgaattaatttgattattgattattcaataaCATACCCAGATTCTGATGAGCTTACAAAGTGCATAATGTCACCTTGTTGTTTTCCATTAGCCAAACATAGTACAGCTAATGAATGTCCAAATAATAAACTTCTAGGTGTCAACTGTTAAACACATAAACATATGTAATTAATTCAcgtgatgattattaaaaaaaagaaattaaattaCCAAATCATTATCGGGTGAATAATCCCAGATACAAATCTGTCCATCATTACAACCGGTAATGATTGTATGAAAATCTTCGGTCATAATAATGGCCGAAACACAGTGTGTGGGTGATTTTGATCCCCATAATGTTATCGGTACGATTAATTGATTCGATAAATTCGATACAGTCatcttgatgatcaatcaatctacaGTGGATTATGATTAGGAATGATCAAACTAACTgggaaaaataaatgaaaaaattcaatgtaaagtcaatttgaatcatctaataatgattcgatgattaatagaaaaaatccCACaacataattataataataatcgatgattaaatgatgatgatatcaacaataacatcgcaataatcaacaaacaaacaaaaatttctcaaaatttatattatatgttgatgatagaCATTTGCAGCTGACAGATCAATATGAGCAACATTTTAAGTAACGCCCATTAGTACCAATAGATGACGCCAAAAATATAAGGTCAAATGTCCATATTAATATTCTGTATGAttctttatcattataaatgaCGCGGGCGCAATCGATTCTGTTATATACTACTCATAAAAATCCGAATCAAGATATCCCCactaatttttgaaaaatgattcattttttccatggtCAAATGTAAAAAACACAACGccttaaattaaaaaaacacaacGCCTTGAATTCTAGAATGAATTCTGGATTCTCCAATTGGATTTAGGTTATTAGGGCAAAAAAGGAACTCCGATGCCGGGAATCGAACCCGGACCGCCTGGGAACTCTTAATTGGCATACATTTTTGAAAGCCAGAAATCCTAACCATTAGACCACATCGGAATAGACCGGAAGTTGACAACATCTGTCATCAACGCCGCAATTAACCAAGTTAACATGAATACTAGAAAAGACCGATGCTGGCagtttcgaatgaaaatacaAGATTTGCAAACAATCAGttggatcttttttttttgaagataaATTTTGGGTGTATGTGGTTAAAATTGTGacacaaaaatcattaaccAAGAGACGGCTATTTTAATgccatttgattttaattaaaattaccAAATATTTATagtatataaataatataaaataaaacaaaatatattatAATGTATTTTGATCGGAAATTGGAAACATCGGAAATTGGATAGGGAAAATGATCACTTCATCGGAATTTGGTGGATTTGTCAAATTGCTaacaaaaaacgatgaaaGTTTTGCTTCGTAACGTTCTCTTTGAACGgaacgaagaaaaaacagcGGGTCACGTGTAAaatgttttcgttttgtttttgtgaaattattttatttgtgtttttCTAAAATAAATGTCTGTCCCAAAAGCTAACcatttttgaaaagaaataatgaatattttccaGCTACAATATCTCAGATTCATGTTGAATCAGCATTAAGAAATGCTACAAAACATAGGATGTTGCGATTTCTTTTAACATCAAGACCTAATTGGCCAAAATCATTAAGGCACCAGAAATAAATCTCTCAATTATTGGTTATTGATGAACTATGTAAACATCCATAAGATATGATATCATTCCCGGTgataattcatttaaaaatttatcaattttcgaCATTATAACAAGAACGTGTTCTATGCCATCAATGTGAAACATAGTTTTGACACTTTTAACATTGTGAATTTATGTTTTCGTTTATTCGTCTTTCGTTTTCGGTTAAGAATTCGTTTTCAATTTGCAATATCAATCGTGTCGCGACATAACAACGTTACGATCACACAATAAgctttatttcaattttacaaaaacgactttatattcaatgaattacAAAAACCAATTAAAAATATCAACTGACAATTCAACACTTCATGTGTTGACTTTTTCTACTCGCCGTCGGCGGCGTTCCAGTCATTAACCATTAcaatatagaaaaatttcgatCAAATCTTATGGATGTTATTTATTCATGGACAAAAggaaaatcattttctgaAATATATTGTTATAACTACCCTCGCAACTATAACCTCACGTCActtttgtaaaatttttttttcttttttttcctttgctattattattgtcattatttcattgtttttttttatctttattttttttgctctttttattttttattttttttcttttctctttctttttttatttttgtactatcattattattatctttctTCATTGATGTACCTCTAGCGTATTTTTCTAATTCTAgaggtttttttccaaataaaatcattattatattattatcatatatattgttattaatgtaatgataacaaaacaatgatatAATTTGTGGATgggattcattcattcattctggaTCTGAATCACTATGAtctttaatcattttttcttttttttaatcatatcCATATtggatacaatttttttccattcatccatAGATAAACTGatgccttttttttcctggtttttgtttatcaccATCTTCATTACGTAACCGGCTGTTTTCAGTCTTGGTCTGTTTTCTGCCTTGGCTATTTCCAATTTGGCTATTCTAACCAGCAACCGGTTTAATTTGgaaatttaaaaagaaaaaattcaaagcaCCTGCCATCTATCGTGGGCCggcgattatttttttttgttttggctcATAATAACTAAAATACACAACATCAGCAAGCATGGTATTCAATATTgagattgaattgaatcggcATGCTGCTGATGCCACATCATCAAAGAACATCGAcctatttgtgtgtgtgtgtgtatgtttttctcattcaagaaaaaaaacagcatcAGACATCCAAAGCCAACTCAGCATTTCATTTGAAGATTGagcagaagaagaagaaaatttttttctttcaactttttttttattattatttgttcaaatcttcgatatcatcatcatcatcaaatttaaattgataataattactGTGTTTGATTAGTTTGAACAAAACAAGTGAGCCATTTGTATATTCGACAAAGTTATCGCAATATATCCATCaatcgacacacacacacacacgcacacatacacGCAAACGATTGATTcgttcattgaattttcttgtttgtgtttttttttctgtctacAATTCTCAAATTCTGAATTCtgaataatagaaaaaatagattttatcgttaaacaaaaatgtctTCACCACAAACACTACAACATGCTATTGTTAAATccgtatgttttttttttttgattgttgaaaacaattttttttagttttgttttgtttcattattatgatctaaatttcaaaatgaaaaggtTCAATCTGgtgattcaatcattattcgTAGCCAACCAAAAGGTGGACCACCAcctgaaaaacaaatcaatttagGTAATATCCTGGacatttttccaaaaaaaaaaaaaaattaatcacataatattgaaattacAGCCTATTTGTTGGCACCAAAAATTAGCCGTAAATTGCCTGATGGTAGCCATACAGCTGATGAACCATTCGCATGGGAATCAAGAGAatttttacgaaaaaaacttgttggAAAAGTAATACAATTTCGTGTTGAATATAAAGTTCCTTTCGGTAATAATCAACGTGAATGTGCAACAATATTTCTTGCATCGGAAAATATAAACGAAACATTAGTTAATGAAGGATTAGTGGATGTGGTAAAACGTGCTCAAAACAAAGATAATCCCGATGTTGTTCGTTTGATCGAGCTAGAAGAAGCGGTTAAAAGTAGTAAATCAAAAGGTAAATGGGCTGGTAATGCTATTAAACGTACGATTTTACAAGACTTTGAAAATGGCCAATCGTTTATTGGGAAAAATATGGATGGTATTGTTGAACATGTTCGTGATGgttcaacaatgaaaatcgGCCTTTTTCTACCATCAAGTGATCAATCATCGGTTACGTATCAGATGGTCATGGTTGTATTGAGTGGTGTTCGTTGTccacaaacaaacgaaccaTTTGGTGAAGAGGCAAGATTCTTTACCGAATCACGGTTATTGCAACGTGATGTTCTAGTACATGTTGAACAGATTAATCCAGGCGGAAATACGGTCGTTGCTACCATTACATTTATGGATCGTGATATTGCTGAATATCTATTACGCGAAGGCTACGCAAAATGTATTGATCGAACTTTGGGATTGACAAAAGATCCTAAAAAATTACGTACTATAGAAAATGAAGCCAAAAGTCGAAAATTGAGAATATGGAAAGATTTCAAAGAAACAGCTCGATCAAGTAGTTCAGTGAATTTTGATGCTAAAGTTTTGGAAATTTCAAGTGCCGATTCATTGGTTATTCAACATAACGATAcaaaagaaataaagaaaatttttctagcTTCAATTCGTGCACCAAGATTGGTGAACGATGATGGACAAACAGTGCTAGCAtcaagtggtggtggtggtggcggtggtacAGATACAAAAAAACAGTTTCGTCCACTATATGACATTCCATTCATGTTTGAAGCTCGTGAATTTCTACGTAAAAGACTGATCGGCAAAACGGTCAAAGTACGTGTGGATTATGTGCAgccaaaaaatgaaaattttccggAAAAAACATGCTCTACTGTTTTGACTGGTGATGGCCAAAATATTGCCGAACAATTGGTATTGAATGGATTGGCTACAGTGGTTAAATATcgtcaagatgatgatcaacgtGCTTCGGATTATGATTCATATCTAGCGGCCGAACAAAAAGCtcagaaaaataataaaggtcttcattcaaacaaaacagatgCCGGTATGGTACGAATAGCCGATCTGTCTGTGGATTTATCTAAAGCGAAATCAATGGCACCATTTCTAACCCGTTGGACTGGCCTTCGTCGTGAAGCAGTCATTGAATATGTATTTCCATCATCGACAAAACTCAAGGTTTATATACCGAAAGAAAGTTGTCTGATTAATCTAGTATTGTCAGGTGTGAACACTCCACGACCGAATGATCCAATGTTAGCCGATGCTGTCCGACATGTTCGTTTACGTGTTCTACAGCGAGATGTTcatgttgaaattgaaaccGTAGATAAAATCGGCAATTATATTGGTTCTGTTTATTATgataagaataataatctgGCATTGGATCTTGTCCGAAATGGTCTTCTATCCGTGAgagaatataataaaaatatggaaTTGAACAATGTTGAAACGGAAGCAAAAACAGCTCGACGTGGAATCTGGAAAGATTATAAGGAAGAAGTGGCCGTAGAAAATGTTGAAGAAATTGATTTAGATGGTGACAATGAAACGGCGCCAGTAGTGGATGATGTTGCACAACGAAAACGTGTTATAATCACAAATCTTGCCAAAGATTTTACCTCGTTTCATGCTCAACAGGTTAAAGATGGACCAGAAATTGAGGCAATGCTTCTACGATTACGGCAAGAAGCAACGGCCAATCCACCAATTGCTGGTTCATATAGACCGAAAAAAGGTGATCTTGTTATGGCCAAATTTAGTGAAGATGGATTATGGTATCGTGCACGGGTAGAAAAAACGGTCACTGCAAATGAATCACAAGTTATCTACATTGATTATGGTAATCGTGAAACAttggataataaaaatatagcATCACTGCCATTGGGTAATTTTACCAGCATTCCAGCGGCAGCTAAAGAATATGCATTTGCATTCGTTTTCCCTGATACGGATGAAGAATTTGTAGATGAAGTTCGAGCAGTGTTCATGAATGTTACGGCCAATAAAGTAGTACTGTTAAAGACTGAATACAAAGATGTTGGCAACGGTTTGGAAGCGGCAACATTGTTGgatgaaatcaataaaaaagatATTGTCCTTCAAATGGTCAAAGATGGTTGGCTTTTTGTCGACACAAAAACCCGTCGTGATCGtcgattgttgaaaaaagttGGTGAATACAAAGAAGCACAAGAATATGCCAAAAAGAATGGGGtaagaatgtttttttcgacatttttttttttttttttgattataaattactataatttcaattttcatatatagcTTAATCTATGGCAATATGGTGATGTTACACCGGATGATGCTAAAGAATTTGGCTATCCAAACCATtgatggaataaaaaaaaataaatgaaaaaaacaacaacaatcacttGAAGAGATGGTcagaatttcgatttttttgcacatgaattattttattttttttttagttcgaaattaacaacaacaacagctgcATGAATctgaaagaaaagaaatttatattttattcaattttatgaTGTTATATTTTCTATTCTGCTATATTGaattatattgaaatataatgaaatttttttttttattattattgaaaaataaatgaaatttttttttctctgaattttcattttcgaatgtttttttttttgtttgtttcgactattttgaatgaatgttgtgTGGTATAAAAATCGTGGCCcaatattcaatgtttgGCCAGTGTTATtttattagtttttttttgtattttatttttatttttgttttgtttttttttcgtgtgtattaaaaataaatcgcTTGAATAATATCATGTCCATTTcggaaatttattcatccattcgaaaaatttgtgataaagttgattatgataataatgccAATTGTTTCAGTAAAGCTAGTGGTCAATTGGATTACATACTCACTAATGATTTGGATTTatctaaaaaattttccgaaTCATTTGTTCCTGCATTTGAACGAGAAATTATAcgtacaaaaaaatcattagaCGATGCACAACGATTTAAACAATTTTCTAGTTTACTTAAAAATCTGACCGATATATCGTTTACAAATAAAGCAATGAACAATATCAACATGGCTATTATTTCGACACCAATGGAAGAAGATAATCtattatttcattgtttcagTCAACGATCAACATTGCATTCGAATCAGGATGATTATGAATCCAGTTTGAAAGATTTAGATCATGCATTAGGAATTCGTTTATCCTATACATTAGTTGAACGTAAAGTAGACATTCTAAATCGATTAAATCGTTCATCCGAAGCTTATCGTATGGTGGCAGATATtatagatgaaaatgaaaaaatattaacaTCAGATAAGCTTAAACAATATAAAAAActtaaaaaacaattacGAAAATTTAAATCCCCACATGAAATCGATAATggacaacaatcatcaatggtgaAATGTCTTGATGTAAAGATTGATCAACGTGTTCGTATCAAAAAGATTCAATGTGATCGTTATGATTTTCAAACTAATGCCGATATAGCAGCCAATACGGAAATCCTATCCGAACAACCGATGGTCATTTCATTCACAGCCGATTTTCTCCATGATTATTGCCATAATTGTCGTAAAAAAGTTACCAATACATTTTGGCCTTGTTTTTATTGTACAGAAGTGGTTTTCTGTACCAAAAAATGTGCTGAACAAGCTTTGCATGcttttcatcaacatgaaTGTGGCCTATTGACAACGATGCGTGACAAACTTggcaatcaatcgattactGTTTATCgtgatttcattcaattgccGCATTTAAATCTGGCTCTTCATCGTGATGAAGTGAGTATGGTTCAATGCATTTGTgttaatttataataattccaTTTTCGAATCATTTCCCAGTtgcaaacattttcattacaatCTTGTTTGGAACAATTGGCACAACAAACCACTCAAGGATTAGATATATCAAAAGCTAATCAATGGTTTTTTATTAGTCAACGGGAATTATATCAAAGAATTGTTCGTCGTAAACCATGGCGACGATCAGTGGAATTATGTAATGCAATCATATTGTTCATGATTTATTgttataaaatgaatattgatattcaacaattcgaacaaaaagaattgatcGAAATTATTGAACATTTTGCCATTTCGATTGTACGAacacaattgaatgaatatagtTGGCAACAAAAAGAACACCAAGATAGACAACAAATTGCTTCATTTCAATGCCTGTTTGGATCACATATCAATCATGAATGTGATCCAAATGCTGAATGGACATTCGATGGTCAAAAATTTGTGGTCAAAACCATTAAGAATATAGCGGCCAATGAATCGATCACAATTACATATGGTGTGCCAAAAGAATATTCGCTATTCAAACGACAACGTTATCTACAAAATCTATATATAATGTGTGCCTGTTCACGATGTTTGGAAGAAACACGTGATTCATGTTTTGCCATTCGCTGTGAAAATTGTAATGGTCCAATACCGTTTGATATGGATGAATTTCTCAATGATTGGTGTATGATCTGTGAACGACGATATGAAAGTCCATCAATAATGACATTGGTACAgaaacaatttcaaacacTACAACGAGCCATTCGTTTAATCTCTAgtattaataatcaaaaagcTTGGCTTGGAAACATTGAAGAATTGATGGGTTCATTGGCAAGCTATGTTTATCTTGAATCACAACTATTCATCTGTTTGGTATCGAAACTTTGTGATCGTTATATTGAATTGGAAATGTGGCCACAAGCCATTGAATGGTATCAATGGTTTGTCAATGTAGCGGCTCTACATATAGcaaagaataaagaaaatgatatcatttattattacaatctgaaaaaatggtcaaatgCTTATCTGAATTATTTGGAACAGAATGTTCAAGCTGGTAAAACAAACATaacaattgattatttacaGACGGCCATCTATTTATTTGCCGAACAGCGAAAAATATTGGAATCATTACGACAAATGAATCGTTTTGAAgttattgattcaatacaattgaaaaatatgacaCGTTCTTTGGCACAAGATTTACAATGCAAAGATTATCGATTGAAACTTGTTTGTATGGAAATTTGTAAAGCCAAAGAAGATACATTGgctaatggtgatgaaataGTGAAAGATTTATcggttgaaaaaattgaatttgataaattgaaacCCGATATGTATAACTATGCTCATGAACTAAGTGCTAGTATCAGTTTGGAGAGTTTATCATTACGAtgaatgattaattaatGGAAGAGAATTctgattaaaattttaagttttttttagcgcgttgaaaaaaaattcgaaattctGCATAGGCCATTCATAAAATATGTGTTAAACTACAGAATgatccaaaaacaaaatagatCGATCCATAAACAtgttcaaattatcatcatcatcatcatgtcttTGCCACCATATTATCCACCAGGtagatttgattattttctgTTACGATTACagaaagaattgaaaaagacAAGCACATTCCGAATAGTTATCATTGCCATCGTATTACATTCATTATTCTCTATTCTATTGATTCATAATTTCCTTAAATTATTATAGTGATACATATCATAGGTTCGTATCATTATCGTATgctttttttcggtttttgtt encodes:
- the Tudor-SN gene encoding staphylococcal nuclease domain-containing protein 1 codes for the protein MSSPQTLQHAIVKSVQSGDSIIIRSQPKGGPPPEKQINLAYLLAPKISRKLPDGSHTADEPFAWESREFLRKKLVGKVIQFRVEYKVPFGNNQRECATIFLASENINETLVNEGLVDVVKRAQNKDNPDVVRLIELEEAVKSSKSKGKWAGNAIKRTILQDFENGQSFIGKNMDGIVEHVRDGSTMKIGLFLPSSDQSSVTYQMVMVVLSGVRCPQTNEPFGEEARFFTESRLLQRDVLVHVEQINPGGNTVVATITFMDRDIAEYLLREGYAKCIDRTLGLTKDPKKLRTIENEAKSRKLRIWKDFKETARSSSSVNFDAKVLEISSADSLVIQHNDTKEIKKIFLASIRAPRLVNDDGQTVLASSGGGGGGGTDTKKQFRPLYDIPFMFEAREFLRKRLIGKTVKVRVDYVQPKNENFPEKTCSTVLTGDGQNIAEQLVLNGLATVVKYRQDDDQRASDYDSYLAAEQKAQKNNKGLHSNKTDAGMVRIADLSVDLSKAKSMAPFLTRWTGLRREAVIEYVFPSSTKLKVYIPKESCLINLVLSGVNTPRPNDPMLADAVRHVRLRVLQRDVHVEIETVDKIGNYIGSVYYDKNNNLALDLVRNGLLSVREYNKNMELNNVETEAKTARRGIWKDYKEEVAVENVEEIDLDGDNETAPVVDDVAQRKRVIITNLAKDFTSFHAQQVKDGPEIEAMLLRLRQEATANPPIAGSYRPKKGDLVMAKFSEDGLWYRARVEKTVTANESQVIYIDYGNRETLDNKNIASLPLGNFTSIPAAAKEYAFAFVFPDTDEEFVDEVRAVFMNVTANKVVLLKTEYKDVGNGLEAATLLDEINKKDIVLQMVKDGWLFVDTKTRRDRRLLKKVGEYKEAQEYAKKNGLNLWQYGDVTPDDAKEFGYPNH
- the LOC124495935 gene encoding uncharacterized protein LOC124495935, which produces MSISEIYSSIRKICDKVDYDNNANCFSKASGQLDYILTNDLDLSKKFSESFVPAFEREIIRTKKSLDDAQRFKQFSSLLKNLTDISFTNKAMNNINMAIISTPMEEDNLLFHCFSQRSTLHSNQDDYESSLKDLDHALGIRLSYTLVERKVDILNRLNRSSEAYRMVADIIDENEKILTSDKLKQYKKLKKQLRKFKSPHEIDNGQQSSMVKCLDVKIDQRVRIKKIQCDRYDFQTNADIAANTEILSEQPMVISFTADFLHDYCHNCRKKVTNTFWPCFYCTEVVFCTKKCAEQALHAFHQHECGLLTTMRDKLGNQSITVYRDFIQLPHLNLALHRDELQTFSLQSCLEQLAQQTTQGLDISKANQWFFISQRELYQRIVRRKPWRRSVELCNAIILFMIYCYKMNIDIQQFEQKELIEIIEHFAISIVRTQLNEYSWQQKEHQDRQQIASFQCLFGSHINHECDPNAEWTFDGQKFVVKTIKNIAANESITITYGVPKEYSLFKRQRYLQNLYIMCACSRCLEETRDSCFAIRCENCNGPIPFDMDEFLNDWCMICERRYESPSIMTLVQKQFQTLQRAIRLISSINNQKAWLGNIEELMGSLASYVYLESQLFICLVSKLCDRYIELEMWPQAIEWYQWFVNVAALHIAKNKENDIIYYYNLKKWSNAYLNYLEQNVQAGKTNITIDYLQTAIYLFAEQRKILESLRQMNRFEVIDSIQLKNMTRSLAQDLQCKDYRLKLVCMEICKAKEDTLANGDEIVKDLSVEKIEFDKLKPDMYNYAHELSASISLESLSLR